The Solea senegalensis isolate Sse05_10M linkage group LG12, IFAPA_SoseM_1, whole genome shotgun sequence DNA segment GCTGACAGAGCTGCACATGTTTGAAGCATGCTCTGCTGCTCCTTCCTTAATGCCTGCACCGCTAAGCCGAATATGAAAAGAGGAGGGTGCACTGTGTATAACCGGCTATGCATTTTACCAATCACATTTGTTTCCCcaccctctctcactctctccctcccttttttttgtgttttgctcCCTCCCTCTTGTCTCCAAGCAAGCCaaccaaagggaaaaaaagtgcagggggaaaaaagtgataGCAGCAAGCAGCTTCTGGGTTTTGCTTTTCCAAGAGCACTCCTGCTGAATCGGAGTgagcgtgtatgtgtgttggtGTCTGCGTGCGGGGCgttcactctttctctctgccacagTAGCAACACTTGCAGCAGCGTCAGTCCTGAACAAAAGGCTAAACGCAGCAGAGCCACAGGAGGGGAAACTCAGGGAGAGAAGCAGACAGAGTGGCCCAGCGTGACTGCACTTCTCAGGGAGGAACTCAACCTGCCATTAACCCTCCTGGCTGTGAGGTGGAGACAAGACAGTTCATTAGAAAGGTCGGTCTGCTACATCTGAAGAGCACACCTTCTCACTGACACTTTTCTCTGTATCCACTTTTTCAGTGTCTGCTCATCTTCCCCGCACCTGACCTCGTCCACCTGGGCGTCTCTCCTTCACATCCACCTGCCGCGGAAGATGTCTGACGATGACTGCCGCTCGCCCATCGGCCTGGACTGTTGCAGTTGCTGCCTGGACCTGGCCAATGGCTGCGACGACTCCATGTCCAGCAGTCTAGCTCAGGGTCTCGGCACTACAGGTGGCCTGCCAGGAAGCCCCACCAGTCCCAGTGTCAGTCACTTCCGCCAGCTCCGCAACCAGCTGGTGTATCAGAACCTGAACACGGACAAGCTGAACAACATCATGAGGCAAGACTCCCTGGAGTCGGTGGTGAGGGACCCCTGCTTCCTTCTCAACGAGGGGAtctgcaacagcaacattgaccAGACCATGCTGTCCATTCTGCTCTTCTTTCACAGGTATGTCTGATCAGATAAGTCAGCGACCAACTATTCTGGTGATGAATAGTAAACATCAGCTGAACATTCAATTCAAAGTCCAACTTTCCAGTGCCGGACCTGCGCGGGTCAAACCAAAGTAGTATTTCTGCTCaggaatatttattattttaacccAACAAACAAGACGGTTTTGGGAGATTAGTAATGTTGCTTAGATGAGCACTTCTTCTAAACGCGATGACTTGAGTGTTTAAAATATGCTGTGTTCAGCACAATAAATCACAGAAGTTGGAATATAACAacttccactttttctttttttacatcactCATGATGTCTCTTTACCACAACGCTGTCTGAAGTAATGTGTGTCACTAATGTTTGTAAGACACATTTTAACTccgaaaaaagaaataaaggaaGTATCCAAAAAAATACCCGATCAATATCAATAGGATtttactgcaaaacaaaaatgaaagaaaatcagtaaatgaaaaaaaggcagCAAACAAAACTTATCCAATATCAACTTGTTTTCATTCTGATTCAGTTAAAATGATCTTTTATTGCCACAGGTCAGTTTAAACAAAGCCCTTGGGCAGCTCACGCCACAGCTTGTTGTCAGGAAGGGAACATCCCGTTGCATAGTTTGTTTGGCAGCCGGCCGCCGTCGAATGACTTCAGCCTCAAACGCACAGTTACCGTCTTTACAATGACTGTCACTGAACTCCTGAACCCGAGccagcatatactgtacaggCCGTACTTAGTACAAGTTGTCATTATGTTTGGTCCGCGAGGTTATCGGCGCAGTAAAAAGTGTGGAGATGTGTGGGGGGGAAATGGCAGAAACGCactgaaacaacacaaagctCTTATCAGCGCCAGAGCCACCTTTGAATGTCATATATCCTGAATTTATTTACATCGGCGAAACagagatactgtatgtacagcaCATGTACGGCGTATGATAACATGAATGTGATCATCGGGTCATAAAAGAAACTTTGATACAAAAATGTTGTTCTTTCTTGGactaattcattaattcaacaGACATCTTTACATTGACTGACAGGTATCTGTGCAATAATGTCTATTCTGATATCATTTTCACCTGGTGTGCACATTGTGAGGTATTGGCCCTCATTGATTCTCTTATTTGCTGCTGATAGCGTATCAGTAATGTTTTCTGGCTAAGACGCATTATCAGCACTTTATGAGACTTCTCCAGAAGTCACGGAATATCTACACAGGTTAAATTTTAACCTGTTTTCACTTTGCTATATGCTGTGGCAGTTAAGGACTCGTCTTATCTCCCACTGATAGTTGGCGCTGATAGTTATGTGCATGACCACAGTGAAGAGGCGTTAACCCTTTTACTGCAAGTGATGGGGGTGATGGCAGCGATAATTAGCCCTCAACCAGGTATAACTTGCTTTTGTTGCTGTCTGTAAATTAATTATACACTTGAAGTACTTGACCCACTGCTCTcttcaccttcttttttttgacttctCCATTTGTTAAGTTACATAACACGTTCTTTAATGCTCTCCGTCGTAACGTGATAGCATTTTTCGCAGACATTGCTCTTGATTTTTCAGGGACGGCACAGTCTGTTCTCGACTTATTTATAGCAAGGGTGTGTCGTTAGGGATAGAGACCAACAGGTAGAGACGTTCTGCAACACTCTGCAGCTGGTACAACCGTTGGCAATGAAAGCTAAAGAAATCAGCGCACAAAGAATGCCTTTTTTCCTGCGTGGGGTTGTTATTTTTGCTCCGCATTCAGTGATTACACGATCATACTTTGAGCAACGCTTGCTGGCAGGGCTTTGTAGAGAGTAAAAACTCTCCTTAGTGCCTTTCCTCACCAACCATGGGCTTCCTGGTTGCacagtttttttgtaaaataggCATGTATTGTTCTCCTGCTGCACATAATATGGCAGTGCAGATGGATGGCTgaatcacgcacacacacaacaggaatGTCACACgaggtcagaaaaaaaacaaaaaaaaagatctcatGTGCCAATACTTTGACGTTTCTAGCACAGCGGAAACAAATTCTCCACCGTGCCATTGGCCATGACTGTGTTGGTGCACCTGTTTGTGCCAACTGTTTGTCTGGCAAACACGAGTCTTTCGCCAGAACACTTTGTCCCTGGACCTCTTCCGTCTTGAGAGGGAGTCACAGACACGGATCGTGTGGCTTTCACGGATTGCCTTTCATGCcggattaaaaacacagatttcaaACGTGTACCCGTGTGTTTTCTCCTCGCAGAAACACAAACGCACTCATCCATCCACACATGCACTCGCAGGCCAGTTGGAACAAGAGCGATGCCTTGTCGAGCCGAGGTTTGCGGGCGTTTGTGCATTTTTCAAGTGCGTACTTTGGGGTGAGCCCAACTTCTGATGAAAGCCCGGTCTTTACTGTGACCTCACCTTGGGCAGTCGCTCTGCCCCAGCAGCTGCCATTCTGAAATCCTCTGCATATCCAGAGGATGCATGCGAGGATATTTGTTTGGACTGATTGAATATGTGCATAAAGCAGAGGCAGTGGACAGGAAATATGTCATGTAAATTATTCAAGGGTCACGGGAATGTGCTGAGAGGTGAATTGATCTAGTTTGAAGTCCAGTCAGAGACTCCTGAGAGGGGACAGGGAGGCGTGCGTGTGATGTCCACAGGGGAACAAATTTGCTTTGAGGCTTCGAGGACTACTCTGGGATGGAAAGGGAGAAGTACTGTGGCGCACCTTCACTCTGGGCGCTCTCAGCCTTAGCACTTAGCAGCCACTAAAACACCATGACATGGTCAAGAGGGGTGAAAAGCCTGCAGCGGTGACACCAGCGCTCAGCGCATGTCTGCGGTCCGTCGCCACGCAGTCAAAACACAAAGCAGTAAAAGCAGCAATGGAGCAAAATACGGTACGTAACAAGGTGTTGAAGACCATAAAAGAGGGACTAAATCTCATATTACTGCAGGACAGGGCTAAACAGGAGGACAACTTCATTTATAGGCAAgatcttctttttccttttctttcagtCTATGTTTCAGAAGTTAAAGTAAACACTACTCTTTGACGACTGACATAGCTATTTAGACTCCGGTCCTCGTGCCCCAACAACCCTGGCCTGATTTTGACTTTGGCCTCAGATGATCACTGTCCTGTTGGCTTTGGTCCAGTCGACGAGCGTCCATGTCGCAGCCTTCCCACAAGTGAAGGAGACGGGATCCAGCTGTGTCTTTCTTCCCCCAAATTTGAACCACACTGGATGTCAGCGTTTCGGAGTGCAGACCTATATTTAGTGACGCAGCGTGGAAAGGTTAAGTTAAGTGTTTTGTGTAAGAAATCCGTCCAAATAGTACAGTATAGTTCACGGTACTTAAAGCGAGAGgattttgttaaatgtgtcaaGTCACTTTCATAGTGCATGTACTTGCTGTACCGAtaacattgtgttgttttagagGCAGATTTTCCACACCAGTGCTatgtaatgaatgaaaacacacctCCAGAGCAAAGGGTGCACTCAGACAGCACAATTACAGCATCACTGTCTATGAGTTTTCATATGTAAGCTGCTACAAGCTGTGACATGCACAGGGATCAGAATGAGACGCACTGTTGCACCAGTGTTGGAATCCAGAATTCGCATCTCTCTCTTACTGCGTCAAAGAAAAGTCCGAGCAGACAAAAGTGTTATGTTAAGTCACGTGTACAAGATACAAAGAAAATAGGTTAGGAGGTAGAAAGAAATAGGCAGAGTTTGCATCTATTCTtcccattgttgttgttgttgttgttatctcTTCAGGTTTTGCATGTCTTTAGTTTTAAGGCGACAGGAACAGGTACAGTATCGTGTTACTTCTGTCGGGGTGGAGAAACGATGTGCTCCACAGAAGTCTGAAAAGAGTTGGAGAACTTCGGAAGGCTGCAGGTGGCAGGGGACACGGATGTAAACAAAAACTCAGGGATTAGCGAGGGAAAGGCGAGGGGAAGGAAGTCGGGGGTGGAAGAAACAGATCCGTGGCCAGCCAGGTCTCGGGAGCCAACCCCTGACAACAAAGGGTACGTTGGCAAGGTTTGAGTAATGTGAGtgaaagcagaggagaggagggagagtcaGGGGGACAGAGATTGCTGGTCAAAGAGTCGGAGGGAGACAAGCAGCTAAGACAGGACACTGGCAAAGACAAAACATAGACATGACATACTAAAAATAGTGTGCTGTTGACACGTGTAGTTAAAGTGCGGCTACAGGAAGTCATCCTTTAGCTGCCAGAGGAAGTGAACGCTTTCCTCACGTAGAAGCACATTAGAAAGCAAGAGATTGATTAACAGTAGAGGAGAACATTGGATTCCCTCACACATGTCGGTACACACGGTATTTTGTGTCTCTGTACCTCAGATTATCTCCGTGTgcctgatttcttttttctttttttatcactgtGGGACTCGTTTAAAGAGGGATgtacaataatgtttttttaatggaccTCTTGAGTTACTGCCTTGTTGTGTCGGGACTGTGTGAGTGGGCTGCCCTTGGTGCTCTGCCAGCAGCTGCCTGGGGCCCACAACTGAATggtttgtgttgcatttatgtgcgcgtgtttgtgtcactgtataCTGACACGAACGTGGTACTTTTCATTGCTTTCCCATTGGCTACGTCGTTGCGATCCACACAGAGTTTAGCATGTGCACATTTCcttacgcacacacatacacacacacccacacacacacagacagacacaatgaATGTGATTATTACTTTTGTCCTCGGCAGACAGAAACTCACCGACACGCCCTGTACCTGCGTGTCTTTATAAACACCACTGTAGTTCCACGTTATCTTGGCCCTGACAAACATACCATGATAATCAGATTGTTTTCATAGTACCTTGCCTTTGTAACCCCAAACCCATTTCTTTGCCTTTATAATATATTAGACATGTTCCAGTGAATGTTAAGTGTTAATACTGAGGGACACCATTGCAGGAGATTGCCTGACATTATAATAAACTCAAATAGAGtttattatttgatttctttttttttttagtgcccACATCTTGAAAATGAAGTTGTGTAATAATGACACACTGTTGAAGTCTGAACACGTTGAACTAATGgattgttgtttatgtttgatGACAATGGCGTAAAATATTAAGGATTATTTTAAAAGGTTGAAAACAAAggcaatatattttttttaagtttttgggAATTACTAATTATAATCCCTTAATTACCGATATTGCACAACGGTCAATGACAGTTGCAGCGGTCAGGGATTAGTGGagctcatctgtctgtctgggaAATGTTAGACACTCCTTGGCAACGCAGAGTCTCGCACGCAAACACACTCGCAGTGTACAGTATACACAAAGGTGACCCACGGCAATATGTTGTTGTCGACACGTCGCCACAGAGGCAGGATCCAGCTAAGTCCTTTTGTCCAGATACAGTCTGTACCAGAGGTGGATTAGACGTCTTCAAGTGGCACATGAAGTTTGTCATCTGCGTCAAATCCCCGAGATTAGACTGTAGTGAAAAACTTTGAATTATATAAGGGAGTACAGAGAACACAGATGATCATACCCATACCTCTTAATTCATACTTTAAATTATGGCTGCTTTGCTGTAAAAAggcatgtatatatatctatatatatatagatatatatacatatacacacacgaaGTACAAATTGGGAAGCAAGGAAGAGAAGGaagtatttttaaacaatttttcCACAAATACTTCAGCGAAGGGAAGTAGCACCACCCATCTATCTGTCCTTGTTTTTCCCCCGTCTTGATTtcttcatccctccatctcAGTTATTCAAGTTGGCAGCAGATGgagggagcgtgtgtgtgtgtgtactcgtgaACCAGTAGAACAGGGGACTTTGGCGTCGTTACGCACTCACAAAGAGGGGACTCCAGGTTGAAcgggacatttttcaggtcgCCTCTTTGTCGTGCTTTGAATCAACATAAAATCTTTATGAAttcagatatgtgtgtgtgtgtgtgtgtgtgggttataTGGGACTGACTGTGGCTTGTGCTTGCTGCCTTATCTGTTTGGACCATGGCGCCTGTTTAGATAATAAGGCAGCCAGTCAACACTTGccgttacacacaaacacacgcatgtGTGCATGCGCACACATACACTCGCACACTGTGCTTGACAGTGACTAATCATATCACCAATTGTccatgtgttattattgttattgttgttgttattatttaagtCTTTAAATAGACATTACACAGTGCCTGGCGCACGACAACCGTCTGTATATCATGGAGAATTAGCCAGTGGAATGGAAAACATGTGCACTGTCTACAGTTCATGAAGCTGGATTTATGCTTGTTGTGAGAGTTGCACCTCCCAGGCTGAGCCAGGCTTCATTGTGTCCTACTTTCTTGGGATTCCCGCTCTGTTTTTTAACCGCAGGACAATTTAGAATGTGGTAACTTGCCACAAGTTAAAGGTGAGGAACAGTATAGATGAAGGGTGGAAACATTATGTATTTTTCTCCATATCCACAGGGatcaggaataaaaaaaacttttacttGTGTCCTTGCACAGACATGCCCACGTTTAATTTTGAATTTGTTCTCGtacttatttcatttgtttcaccCTGGCTGTCTGGTTCATTATGCCATGTGCTTTCATCCCAAACtcaatctgttttttctttaaccacAATAGTCTGATACACAAGGAAGCCAGACAGTGCTTTTGTGGAGCAGCCTATCATTAGCCTATCTTATTCTCCCTGGCGTCTATTCACACACAGGTTGGGTACATGATGTGCCCAGAGTAGGTAAATATGCacatgcatcatcatcatcatcatcatcagagtgCTGCACTCTATCCTgacttaaccttaacctcatcctaaccacaCAGCATGTCCTCACCTTCAAATGTAACACTTAACATTaaggggacttgctttttgtccccataaggaagacaagtccccataatatgACCGTGTAAACAGATTACACAGGACTCAAACTTGACTATGTCATTACGCTAACCTTAACGGTCCcaactaaatgcctaatcctaacccttaacctgaACCAaattctaatcctaaccctaaaaccgagtgtcttaatcctcaaaaatccctttaaagttGCGAGAACAAGCCAAAATGTTCCCACTCCCTAGTttatgtcctcacaaagataacacacacacacacacacacatatgcaatTACTAGTACTGCATTATAAAACTTGAGCAAGGGATTTCACCACAGCCCAAACTCAGAAGTGCAGAATTGCTGCACAAGTCTGTGGGAACGAAAACAGTTCCTTCTCTGAACTTCTTCAATTCATGAACTCCATGCTTACTAGAACACCAAGGACCAATCACACAATTCTATTGTTGAAGTTACCTCAGTGGCCATCGTACAATTTTGCAACAGACTCTGTGTTCGTGAGCAAACAATTTTAAAGTCTTTGGGTGGAAGTGTAATTTGAGAGCTCCAAGTTTCCTTAACACAACTTTCCTACCATTCACTGGGCAGAGCGTTAATGTGTTTGGTctttaaagcaaaacaacaacaacacagattaGGTTGGAGAGCTTATTTCAAACTCCATTAATTCCTATAAAGTTGTCACGGTCCATTGGATATAATGTAATTAAGTGTGTATAAATGCTTTTACACTGCAGTTagtgacttctttttttccccgaTTACACGACAACGTTGCTGAATTAATCCCGGTAACCGAGCGGCGtttaacatttactttcaatGTATTTACATCCTCTTGAAAGATCCGTCATTGCTATAGCACCCTGGGACCTTCTGTGTTGTACTTACTGTATCTGTAATTGCATAGTTAAATTAAGCCTCATGCATAACatcgagaggaggaggaggaggagaaaaagtaAACGAGAGAAACACAGTTTTCTCAGAGCAGAGTGTTGGGCAACGCGCTTTGGTGCAATGAGTTTGTTTCGACAGATGAATTGAAGTATGCAACTTTGTTTATTGCTAAATCAAGAATGTAGGCAAAGGGAAAGTTGAGGTGGAAAGTGTGTGTCACATATCTGTCACCCCGAGTTTACGGTATGCTCTAAAAAGGCCAAAATTGGCCAAGTCAACGTGAACCATAATGGATCTTTGACAAATATGGTTTCCTGTTTGTGACTGGTGCATTAAAATTTCCAAACTCTCATTGGCCTGTGATGTTTCTGCAGACAGGGGCtctgtgagggggaaaaaaacaaaaaacgaaaggcaaagaaaagaaagagaaagatagCACAGGCATAGATAAACATCCACACGTacacactttctttctctgATAATTCAGTCCGGTGCAGTAAGTCATGGCTCGTGAAAAGATAAAGCTGGTTGATCAGGGGTTTTTATTGTCTCAATATAGCTTTAACAGACAAAAAGGAGAGACTGGGCTGGAACATAGACTGGTTCCACTGGCAGGCTGTGGTAACGGAATGAAAAGGTGGACCTCTTCTGCcaggcttttttgttttccccctctGGATCATTTTCTGGCAGACAAGAGCCTttgagagggagaaaagaaaggacTGCGCGCACTAGACAGTCAAATGAGCGAAAAATACCCAAAAAAGATATACGTCCTGTCTTAGACCGCGTTTCTGTGGCGCAgc contains these protein-coding regions:
- the tsc22d3 gene encoding TSC22 domain family protein 3 isoform X1, yielding MSDDDCRSPIGLDCCSCCLDLANGCDDSMSSSLAQGLGTTGGLPGSPTSPSVSHFRQLRNQLVYQNLNTDKLNNIMRQDSLESVVRDPCFLLNEGICNSNIDQTMLSILLFFHSASGASVVAIDNKIEQAMDLVKNHLMYAVREEVEILKEQIKELAEKNNQLERENCLLKNLASPEQMEKFQSRIPADALLPLDNQSGQVTLDHQQQLYQQTCNYSSGSAV